Proteins encoded by one window of Rubrobacter indicoceani:
- a CDS encoding antibiotic biosynthesis monooxygenase: protein MIIVAGHPIVVLEQRDLYLAGCAGVVEQARRSSGCLDFTFSADLVDTGRIGTFKRRESQEAAGAFRGSGPGDERRATILSAAVVEYKVTEFRSLT, encoded by the coding sequence GTGATCATCGTCGCTGGACACCCCATCGTTGTACTGGAACAGCGCGATTTGTACCTTGCGGGCTGCGCTGGTGTTGTTGAACAGGCTCGTCGTTCGTCCGGCTGCCTCGACTTCACTTTCTCCGCTGATCTGGTGGATACCGGGCGCATCGGTACCTTCAAGCGCCGGGAGTCGCAGGAGGCTGCAGGGGCGTTTCGCGGCAGCGGCCCCGGCGATGAGCGGAGAGCCACGATACTCTCTGCGGCGGTTGTGGAATATAAAGTTACGGAGTTTCGCTCTCTGACCTGA